Within the Silurus meridionalis isolate SWU-2019-XX chromosome 2, ASM1480568v1, whole genome shotgun sequence genome, the region TTGATGCCAAGATGACAAAGGAATGTCTGGAACAGATTCATATTGAAGCTTGCATTTGGTTATTGAATAAGTCGGACCTTTTTATGACCACAGTTTACAGGACCTGCTCTCACAGCTGTGCTCCAAATTTGTTATTCAGGGACGCAGAGACGTTTTTGCTCGATTCAAAGAAAATCCGTGCCTCAGATGGAGGATGGCTGGTGTTTGACATCACAGCCACCAGTAACCACTGGGTGCTTAACCCACAGCAGAACATGGGCCTTCAGCTATGTGTGGAGACCATGGATGGTAAGGAAATTACACAATTGCCTTATTTGtagacaatctaaaaaaaaaaattggatttatTGTGAATAATTGTTAGATCGTTAAAAAAAATCGAATTATGGGCTTTTAGGATCAGACAATGTCATTTCTggactatttattatttattagtagcTTTTGACAACCAGAAGAAAAATTGCTAATATTTATTAACCATGTTTAAACTTAATGTTATGTGAGCGTGTAGACTCTCCGTACTGTAACATTCACACCACCTGCTGCACTACACACATCGACCAAGACCACATCGAGTCatgaacacattttaataaaaagaaagccGTAATCCGACTTTCTATTTGCAGTCAGTTTGTGGTTAAACATGTCAAGAGACACACATAGAGATAATACTCATATGGTAATATTACAGGGTTCCCCAAAATTCTTATATTCTTCATAATTTGTCTTTTCTTTAATGGGGGTTGTATCAGTCTGTAACAGAGTGACTATCGGTATTATtttggagattttattatgattttgaatgtatttatttcgcCTCCTAATgctttattagtttattattttgttctgcaccgtacagacaaatgagcGTCAATTTTCAAAAGAGCGATAATACTATCATAATGAcgtttttttcatatttactgcttctgaaatcaaaacatttacatttacgtaCCATTCTGTTGGTTATTGAATGAATCTAACACAGAATTAGGCAAATTTAATAACTAAGGGAAGTTTTAGAAATTCTCTGCCATTCTTCAGAGGGCCGTTCCAAAATGTAATCTGGGGACCCCTGCCTTAACTAGCTAACTTGTTTATTacaatgtattaaattaattaccACTCATAACCTCACAGTTGGTTTTTCAAAGCAACCAAACCAGGGAACTTGTCAGCACTAAAGCATTTACTTGCTATgtggtttaaataataaattaggtTAAAGCAGAAGTGTTATGTAATGATGTTTATTGTGaacatatttattatcattttattattcagtCGTTAATGAATGAACTgcattttagcttttttttacaaaaagttgCTACGTTGCCAAACGTTTCTGTTTCGTGTTAAATGGCTATTATTGCATCTGGATAAACAGCACATGGCACAAAGCCATTGTTCATAAAAACTGACACACGTTGCAAATGTCGGCCTATTTGAGTATAAAGATATGATTATTGttgctaaattaaaaaaaaaaatagctccACCCTCTTTTTGACACTTTAATACGTGTTCGGCGTTTAACTGTATAGGTCGAAGCATCAACATGAAATCAGCCGGGATCATCGGCAGGAGTGGGCCGCAATCCAAGCAGCCATTTCTTGTGGCATTTTTCAAAGCCAGCGAAGTGTTGCTGCGCTCTGTAAGGGCCACAGGGGGGAAGAGGAAGAATCCGAGCAGAAACAAAGGCAGAAGTCAACCAAAAACCTCACCGACTTCCAGGAGTACAGGTATAGTATAATACAAcataacattatattacataaaaCCTAAAACTTAGGCATGAAATATGGATTTAAACGTCACACACTTCAAATCCTCAGGGAACCGAGACAAGTCTTGCTTAACGTCATTATTTCAGACACTAGCTTCGAGCAGCTGTAtattcactatacacactatagaGAAGAAGTGCTCATGAGGGTTGGCCACTGGGCCCACCCATGCAGGAATAGACTAAACAACACGTAAATGACTATGCTTGTGTTTGAACACTGATGGTGGGTTTTGCCTCTATCTAGATCAAAACATCAGCGAACAGAAGCAAGCCTGCAAGAAGCATGAGCTTTATGTCAGTTTTCGTGAATTGGGATGGCAGGTATGCATCATCCAGGATCCATCAGATCGCAAATTCACGACGATACAAAGATCGTTAATGACGCGTTCCTCTTTAACGTaccgtttttttcttttcatcctcTGTTTCTCCTCAAGGACTGGATAATCGCACCCGAGGGATACGCGGCATTTTACTGCGACGGAGAATGCTCGTTTCCACTCAATGCACATATGAATGCGACGAATCATGCGATTGTGCAAACTTTGGTAAAGATTGTGTCAAATTTCAGGGAATTCAGCCTGATATCAGCGTCACTGAAGTTGCTgcaaaaactgatattttttgttgctgtttgtcTTCCATTCAGGTCCATCTCATGTTTCCTGATAACGTGCCAAAGCCGTGCTGTGCTCCAACCAAGCTGAACGCCATCTCCGTGCTCTACTTTGATGACAGCTCAAATGTAATTCTGAAAAAATACCGCAATATGGTAGTCAGGTCATGTGGGTGCCACTGAAATCCATGTACCTTTGGGGTGCTTTGGGGGAGTTTTGTGCCCTTGTTTTTGATGCATTACATCATTAGGGTTTATACGTAAAGTACAAAGACTCTAGATTaaagcattctttttttataacctGACACTTTTATAATATTGCTGGAATACAACACATACCAGATAGATAGTTTTGAGATTTACAGTGATGTACAgtgttatgtatatattagCTGATGAATGCGCTTATTTATTTGGCTTTATTTTGAAGACATTTACCACTTgcagatgataaaaaaaagctctttttttCAATACCTATTGGAGGCCAGTCGAGGAAGCAGCAGTTATTTTTGGCGTCTTGatcatgaaaaattattttctgcagatttgtaattgttttgataCCCTTTCAGTCTTTGCATTTATATTAGTaatttgaataatatatattttgcaatatATTGCATCTATTGTATTAGgacaacgataatattttaataaatatgtttcCAAAAAATGATATcaaaattgttttctttattaattctGTAGCATCCGTTTGGCGCTCATTTCAAGGCAGTGTCTTGTACATCAAAACTCATCTTCAATACTAGATGTCTATACCTGTAGGACTGTTAATCTCTAATTATCCAAATCCAAATATTCAACATCACCCTTTGCTCATGTTCCTTTGAGGTTCTTTTTCCCCCATgagggatttttttcccccctcaagTCTTGATCTCACTCATCAAGGGTTCAGacttctataaagctgctttgtggtAATGTGTGATTATTGTACACCTGCATTTCATCATCTATCCATTTTTGGTGTCATCATCCGTTACATTTATGTGGGAGTTTCCTGTCGAATGACTAACTGTCTGACTCGACCAGACATTTCATATGAAACACTTATCGCTAATGTCTATACACACATATCGCTAATAAGTCATACTTATATAAGTAAAAACTATAATTAAAAGCACCATGTTCAGGGATTTTGATATTGAGCCAATAATTGGGCAAATAGAATAAAACAGCTCAGATATATTTATTGGAACTGCTACAACATTTCTAGTTTGTTGCATTGCTTTGTTTGTCAAATTCTATTCTAAAATGTATAGTTTCTGAAATAATTTTACAATCATTAAGAAATTAATTATATactccatttatttattttggcccAAACTAAAGCTTTGCCACCTCTGAAAATAAGTCTCATGGAAATCCCCCTGGAATTTCTGCTCCAAGAAGGTTTCCCCAACCCCATGTTTACCATATGATGATGTCTTGATGTCAAtcataaaagaaaatcattttacAACTATAAATGAGTTAATACTTGTATAATCAGTGGcagacagtaacgaagtaaatttAATtgtgtacttaagtagctttttcgcatttctgtactttactcaagtatttctgTTTGGGGCGACTTTTACTACATTCAAATAGtcaaaaagtcaaatatcttactcaacttttactcaactacgtTTTCTGAAATCATTCGTTCCTTTTTTAATCaggctctgttttacacgtgttctgatcggcgcttggtgtatctactgatcaccaacatacagttcagcatcagttcaacatcaagcagaacatttagagaggaataaatgatgaagaaactccagacgtGAACTCAccaaaaagaaggttttgggatcataataattgtaattgaaATCAATcagagtcattaatatcattctattgataaatcagtgtgctgagagtcacattcgagt harbors:
- the bmp5 gene encoding bone morphogenetic protein 5, with amino-acid sequence MKVLRLCDGAALALVWSVVGLFQSVWCALGDNHVHSSFVYRRLRNHERREIQREILSILGLPHRPKPFSPAKQASSAPMFMLDLYNAMTTEEAEEEEDALLEYAAKAMSANSLRNSRKSPQHTAPYGYSRAPVTWTSQSPPLATSHDANFLNDADMVMSFVNLVERDRDFSHQRRHYKEFRFDLTQIPDGEAVTAAEFRIYKDHSHGRYENITLKVSIYQVIKEYQNRDAETFLLDSKKIRASDGGWLVFDITATSNHWVLNPQQNMGLQLCVETMDGRSINMKSAGIIGRSGPQSKQPFLVAFFKASEVLLRSVRATGGKRKNPSRNKGRSQPKTSPTSRSTDQNISEQKQACKKHELYVSFRELGWQDWIIAPEGYAAFYCDGECSFPLNAHMNATNHAIVQTLVHLMFPDNVPKPCCAPTKLNAISVLYFDDSSNVILKKYRNMVVRSCGCH